A section of the Hippea sp. KM1 genome encodes:
- a CDS encoding plasma-membrane proton-efflux P-type ATPase, whose product MAKVDPDRLEFDLEYGLSQQEAEKRLKQYGPNEIEEKEESAIKRITKRFVGPIPFMIEAAAALSLSVGRMSDFFIIMTMLLVNAFVDFYQESKALNAIKVLKQKLAKKALVLRNGEWMSLDAKYIVIGDVVKLKIGDIVPADVKLTGGGDFVVVDQSALTGESLPVEKSAGDVVYSNSIIKQGEMVGVVIATAKDTYFGNTVRLVAKAQKEEKSHFQRMVIRVGDFLIALTVVMIIFILAVGVLRHESFVDLLTFSLILTISAIPVAMPAVLTVTMAIGAVSLAKRQAVVSRLAAIEELAGMDVLCVDKTGTLTKNRMTIADPFVVDGYSVDDLMVYAALASKKENNDPIEIPIFEYIESHGLTDRLKGFACVGFKPFDPVSKRTEAVLKTKRGVVVVSKGAPQVIVSLSNLSKSELARIEGVVADFASKGFRSLGVAYKNENDDRFRLVGIIPLYDPPKEDAKQAIEEAKSRGVDVKMITGDNRAIAKYIASILGIGDRIEDIRELKGEGIEEYLLLAEIITKTLTKKLKPDIDESKINAIAEDIVSKVKEELLNSELARGVVKRHESEIIRIIEQANGFAEVYPEDKYFVIDELQKADHIVGMTGDGVNDAPALKKADVGIAVSRATDAARAAADIVLLTSGIRVIVDAINQARVIFERMKSYATFRIAETIRIIIFMTLSIVVFNFYPITAIMIVVLALLNDIPILTIAYDNTKISQTPVRWDMREVLVLSSWLGLAGVLSSFALFVFLMKYMHMSIGFVQSLFFAKLVIAGHGTIYNTRINDWFFKKPYPSLTLFLATFSSRVAGTIIAVYGFGLMEPIGWRWAIAMWVYALVWFVFNDAVKMAVLNYYKRHLKSSYA is encoded by the coding sequence ATGGCTAAGGTTGATCCTGATAGGTTAGAATTTGATTTAGAATATGGCTTGAGCCAGCAGGAGGCCGAAAAGAGACTAAAACAATACGGCCCAAACGAGATAGAGGAGAAAGAAGAGTCTGCCATAAAGAGGATAACAAAGCGGTTTGTTGGCCCTATACCGTTTATGATAGAGGCTGCGGCTGCCCTGTCTTTGTCTGTTGGCAGGATGAGCGATTTTTTTATCATCATGACCATGCTGCTTGTTAATGCCTTTGTTGACTTCTATCAGGAATCCAAGGCCTTAAATGCCATAAAGGTGCTAAAACAGAAGCTTGCAAAGAAGGCGTTGGTTTTAAGGAATGGTGAGTGGATGAGCCTGGATGCCAAATATATAGTGATAGGCGATGTTGTGAAGCTAAAGATAGGCGATATTGTGCCTGCCGATGTAAAGCTTACAGGCGGTGGCGATTTTGTTGTTGTGGATCAATCGGCTTTGACGGGTGAGTCGTTGCCCGTTGAAAAGTCGGCAGGTGATGTTGTCTATTCTAATTCCATTATAAAACAGGGCGAGATGGTGGGAGTCGTTATAGCCACGGCCAAGGATACCTATTTTGGTAATACGGTCAGATTGGTTGCAAAGGCGCAGAAGGAGGAGAAGAGCCATTTCCAGAGGATGGTTATAAGGGTTGGCGATTTCTTGATAGCCCTTACCGTGGTTATGATAATTTTCATTCTGGCCGTTGGTGTTTTGAGGCATGAGTCGTTTGTGGATCTTTTGACCTTCTCTTTGATTCTGACCATATCGGCCATACCGGTTGCCATGCCGGCTGTGCTTACCGTAACGATGGCCATAGGGGCTGTCAGCCTGGCAAAAAGACAGGCCGTTGTAAGCAGGCTTGCGGCCATTGAGGAACTTGCCGGTATGGATGTTCTATGCGTGGACAAGACGGGGACGCTTACCAAAAACAGGATGACCATAGCCGATCCGTTTGTCGTTGATGGTTATTCTGTTGACGATTTGATGGTTTATGCCGCACTTGCAAGCAAGAAGGAGAATAACGACCCGATAGAGATCCCCATATTTGAGTACATAGAAAGCCATGGTTTGACGGATAGACTTAAAGGGTTTGCTTGTGTTGGCTTTAAGCCGTTTGACCCGGTGAGTAAGCGCACAGAGGCCGTGCTTAAGACCAAAAGGGGTGTTGTTGTGGTATCCAAGGGTGCCCCGCAGGTTATTGTATCACTCTCCAATCTCTCAAAGAGCGAGTTGGCAAGGATAGAGGGGGTTGTGGCGGATTTTGCATCCAAGGGCTTCAGAAGCTTGGGTGTTGCATACAAAAACGAGAATGATGATAGATTTAGGCTTGTTGGTATTATACCGTTGTATGATCCACCCAAAGAGGATGCAAAGCAGGCTATAGAGGAGGCCAAATCAAGGGGTGTTGATGTCAAGATGATAACCGGTGATAATAGGGCTATAGCCAAATACATAGCTTCTATTTTGGGTATAGGCGATAGGATTGAGGATATAAGGGAGCTTAAGGGTGAGGGTATTGAGGAGTATCTGCTGCTTGCCGAAATCATAACAAAGACACTTACAAAGAAACTCAAGCCGGATATTGATGAGTCTAAGATAAACGCTATAGCTGAGGATATAGTTTCAAAGGTCAAGGAGGAGCTTCTAAATAGCGAGCTTGCCAGGGGTGTGGTCAAAAGGCATGAGTCTGAGATTATAAGGATAATCGAGCAGGCAAACGGCTTTGCCGAGGTGTATCCTGAGGATAAATACTTTGTGATAGACGAGCTTCAGAAGGCCGACCATATTGTAGGTATGACAGGGGATGGTGTGAACGACGCCCCGGCGCTTAAAAAGGCCGATGTGGGCATCGCAGTTAGCAGGGCCACCGATGCGGCAAGGGCTGCTGCCGATATAGTGCTTTTGACAAGCGGCATAAGGGTTATTGTGGATGCAATCAACCAGGCAAGGGTGATCTTTGAGCGTATGAAGAGCTATGCCACATTCAGGATTGCAGAGACCATAAGGATTATCATCTTTATGACCCTCTCTATCGTGGTTTTTAACTTCTATCCGATTACGGCCATAATGATAGTTGTCCTGGCCCTGCTTAACGACATACCTATACTGACGATAGCTTACGATAATACAAAGATAAGCCAGACGCCGGTTAGGTGGGATATGAGGGAGGTTTTGGTTTTATCAAGCTGGCTCGGCCTTGCGGGCGTCCTTTCCTCCTTTGCCTTGTTTGTTTTTCTGATGAAGTATATGCACATGTCGATAGGATTTGTGCAATCCTTGTTTTTTGCCAAGCTTGTCATAGCGGGCCACGGCACGATCTATAATACACGCATAAACGATTGGTTTTTCAAGAAACCCTATCCCTCTTTGACCCTGTTTTTGGCAACATTCTCAAGCAGGGTTGCAGGCACGATTATAGCCGTTTACGGGTTTGGTCTTATGGAGCCTATAGGGTGGAGGTGGGCCATAGCCATGTGGGTTTATGCCCTTGTGTGGTTTGTTTTTAACGACGCTGTCAAGATGGCCGTTCTTAACTATTACAAAAGGCATCTGAAAAGCAGCTATGCTTGA